One genomic segment of Hordeum vulgare subsp. vulgare chromosome 2H, MorexV3_pseudomolecules_assembly, whole genome shotgun sequence includes these proteins:
- the LOC123424658 gene encoding pentatricopeptide repeat-containing protein At1g13040, mitochondrial isoform X1, with amino-acid sequence MFLARRPSGLSNISRLCILHTVSWILSSRRARSSGGSDDATASSLGRLSDLFRPVRMDISRVILRALESSTCSEPVELERLDVELDPFVVNLVVRGLSDSETAVRFYWWAESRPGFDHSQFAIAYIVSLLFVDGNFALLSEFLGTVRSQGVALHRSLYRILLSGYVRAGKFDSVIGTFDEMVMSGCREFGIDYNRYIGVLIKNCCFDLVEKYYGMALSKGFCLTPFTYSRWISALCQSNRIELVEELLADMDRFGFSPDIWACNIYIDCLCKQNRLHDALQMVEKMRGKGTIPDVVTYTTVVGCLCNNKRFSEAVGLWEEMVKMGLKPDVVACGALIFGLCKNSKVEEAFELASRMLSLNIELSVSIYNALISGFWRAGSIDKAYTIISFMRTNGCEPDVVTYNILLNHYCTIGMMEKAENLITKMETSGVNPDRYSYNQLLKGLCKTHQLDKAFAFVSDHMEVGGFCDIVSCNILIDAFCKVKKVKSALELFKEMDYKGMQADAVTYGTLINGLFSVGYYNLAEELFEQMLKAQIDPNVNLYNIMLHHLCKVGDLKRAQKIFSHMIQKEILPDIVTYNTLIYWLGKNSRAMEALDLFKDMRTKGVEPDSLTFKYLINGLLDEGRSTLAYEVWEYMMENGIILDREVSERLISVLKLKNK; translated from the coding sequence atgttcttgGCCAGACGACCATCTGGGTTGTCTAATATCAGCAGGCTCTGCATTCTTCACACCGTTTCTTGGATACTTTCGTCGAGGCGGGCACGATccagcggcggcagcgacgaTGCCACTGCGAGTTCTCTTGGCCGGCTGTCAGATCTTTTCCGCCCAGTCCGGATGGACATCAGCCGTGTCATCTTGCGGGCACTTGAATCTAGTACATGTTCGGAGCCAGTGGAGCTGGAGAGGCTCGACGTCGAGCTGGATCCTTTTGTTGTCAACTTGGTTGTCCGGGGCTTGTCGGACTCGGAGACAGCAGTGCGGTTTTACTGGTGGGCAGAGTCGCGCCCGGGTTTCGATCATAGCCAGTTTGCCATAGCGTACATTGTGAGCTTGCTGTTTGTAGATGGAAATTTTGCTTTGTTGTCAGAGTTCCTGGGGACAGTGAGGAGCCAGGGGGTGGCACTGCATCGATCGCTATATCGGATCCTTTTGTCCGGCTATGTCCGAGCTGGCAAGTTTGATTCGGTCATAGGGACATTTGATGAGATGGTCATGTCAGGTTGCCGTGAGTTTGGTATCGATTACAATAGGTACATAGGTGTTTTAATTAAGAACTGTTGCTTTGATTTGGTGGAGAAGTATTATGGCATGGCGCTCTCGAAAGGTTTTTGTCTGACTCCATTCACTTACTCAAGGTGGATCTCTGCATTGTGCCAATCAAATAGGATTGAGCTTGTAGAGGAGCTTCTGGCTGACATGGATAGATTTGGGTTTTCTCCAGATATTTGGGCTTGTAATATATACATCGATTGTTTGTGTAAACAGAACAGGTTACATGATGCACTGCAGATGGTAGAGAAGATGCGGGGGAAAGGAACCATCCCAGATGTTGTGACTTATACAACAGTTGTTGGCTGCTTATGTAACAATAAGAGGTTCTCAGAAGCAGTTGGACTTTGGGAAGAAATGGTGAAGATGGGCCTTAAACCAGATGTTGTTGCCTGTGGTGCACTGATCTTTGGGCTGTGCAAGAATAGCAAGGTCGAAGAGGCTTTTGAACTGGCATCAAGGATGTTAAGTCTGAACATAGAACTGAGTGTCTCAATATACAACGCCCTAATAAGTGGCTTCTGGAGAGCTGGGAGCATTGATAAAGCCTACACCATCATATCATTCATGCGGACAAACGGATGTGAGCCAGATGTTGTTACATATAATATCCTCTTAAATCATTACTGCACTATAGGTATGATGGAGAAAGCTGAGAATTTGATTACAAAGATGGAAACAAGCGGTGTAAATCCTGACCGGTACAGCTATAATCAGTTGTTGAAAGGGCTCTGCAAAACTCATCAACTGGACAAGGCATTTGCTTTTGTTTCTGATCATATGGAAGTTGGTGGGTTCTGTGATATTGTATCCTGTAACATATTGATTGATGCATTTTGCAAGGTCaaaaaggtaaaatctgcactggAGCTGTTCAAGGAAATGGATTATAAGGGAATGCAAGCTGATGCTGTGACATATGGGACTCTGATCAATGGTCTTTTCAGTGTAGGATACTATAATCTAGCTGAAGAACTTTTTGAGCAGATGCTGAAGGCTCAGATTGACCCTAATGTTAATCTGTACAATATTATGCTTCATCACCTGTGCAAGGTTGGTGATCTCAAACGTGCTCAGAAAATATTCTCGCATATGATTCAGAAGGAGATCTTACCTGACATTGTTACTTATAATACACTCATATATTGGCTTGGAAAAAACTCAAGAGCAATGGAAGCCCTTGATCTCTTCAAGGATATGAGGACAAAGGGAGTAGAACCAGATAGCTTGACATTCAAGTATTTGATCAATGGCCTCCTGGACGAGGGAAGATCTACACTAGCTTATGAGGTATGGGAatacatgatggaaaatggaatCATTCTCGACAGAGAAGTTTCTGAAAGGTTGATAAGTGTGCTTAAATTGAAGAACAAGTAG
- the LOC123424659 gene encoding galactinol synthase 2-like, whose amino-acid sequence MAPMLKRIVEDEPKKAAYVTFLAGSGDYWKGVVGLAKGLRAVNSAYPLVVAVLPDVPEEHRQELLKQGCVVREIVPVYPPESQTQFAMAYYVINYSKLRIWEFVEYERMVYLDADIQVYDNIDHLFDLEMGSFYAVKDCFCEKTWSHTRQYEIGYCQQCPDRVAWPERELGVPPPPLYFNAGMFVHEPSMATAKALLDRLVVTDPTPFAEQDFLNMFFRDVYKPIPPVYNLVLAMLWRHPENIQLGEVKVVHYCAAGSKPWRYTGEEANMDRDDIKMLVKKWWAIYDDEGLNYKPAADEATDPLRAALAEVVAVKSFPAPSAA is encoded by the exons ATGGCTCCCATGCTCAAGCGGATCGTGGAGGACGAGCCCAAGAAGGCGGCGTACGTGACCTTCCTCGCCGGCTCCGGCGACTACTGGAAGGGCGTGGTCGGCCTTGCCAAGGGCCTCCGCGCCGTCAACTCCGCCTACCCGCTCGTGGTGGCCGTGCTCCCCGACGTCCCCGAGGAGCACCGCCAGGAGCTGCTCAAGCAGGGCTGCGTCGTCCGGGAGATCGTGCCCGTCTACCCGCCGGAGAGCCAGACCCAGTTCGCCATGGCCTACTACGTCATCAACTACTCGAAGCTCCGCATCTGGGAG TTCGTGGAGTACGAGAGGATGGTGTACCTGGACGCGGACATCCAGGTGTACGACAACATCGACCACCTCTTCGACCTCGAGATGGGCAGCTTCTACGCCGTCAAGGACTGCTTCTGCGAGAAGACGTGGAGCCACACCCGGCAGTACGAGATCGGCTACTGCCAGCAGTGCCCCGACAGGGTGGCGTGGCCGGAGCGCGAGCTGGGCGTGCCCCCGCCGCCGCTCTACTTCAACGCCGGCATGTTCGTGCACGAGCCCAGCATGGCCACCGCCAAGGCCCTCCTCGACAGGCTTGTCGTCACCGACCCCACCCCGTTCGCCGAGCAGGACTTCCTCAACATGTTCTTCAGGGACGTGTACAAGCCCATCCCGCCGGTGTACAACCTCGTGCTCGCCATGCTCTGGAGGCACCCGGAGAACATCCAGCTCGGCGAGGTCAAGGTCGTCCACTACTGCGCCGCG GGTTCGAAGCCGTGGAGGTACACCGGCGAGGAGGCCAACATGGACAGGGACGACATCAAGATGCTGGTGAAGAAATGGTGGGCCATCTACGACGACGAGGGCCTCAACTACAAGCCTGCCGCCGACGAGGCCACCGACCCGCTGCGTGCTGCCCTCGCCGAGGTCGTCGCCGTCAAGTCCTTCCCGGCGCCCTCCGCCGCGTAG
- the LOC123424658 gene encoding pentatricopeptide repeat-containing protein At1g13040, mitochondrial isoform X2 has translation MFLARRPSGLSNISRLCILHTVSWILSSRRARSSGGSDDATASSLGRLSDLFRPVRMDISRVILRALESSTCSEPVELERLDVELDPFVVNLVVRGLSDSETAVRFYWWAESRPGFDHSQFAIAYIVSLLFVDGNFALLSEFLGTVRSQGVALHRSLYRILLSGYVRAGKFDSVIGTFDEMVMSGCREFGIDYNRYIGVLIKNCCFDLVEKYYGMALSKGFCLTPFTYSRWISALCQSNRIELVEELLADMDRFGFSPDIWACNIYIDCLCKQNRLHDALQMVEKMRGKGTIPDVVTYTTVVGCLCNNKRFSEAVGLWEEMVKMGLKPDVVACGALIFGLCKNSKVEEAFELASRMLSLNIELSVSIYNALISGFWRAGSIDKAYTIISFMRTNGCEPDVVTYNILLNHYCTIGMMEKAENLITKMETSGVNPDRYSYNQLLKGLCKTHQLDKAFAFVSDHMEVGGFCDIVSCNILIDAFCKVKKVKSALELFKEMDYKGMQADAVTYGTLINGLFSVGYYNLAEELFEQMLKAQIDPNVNLYNIMLHHLCKSNGSP, from the exons atgttcttgGCCAGACGACCATCTGGGTTGTCTAATATCAGCAGGCTCTGCATTCTTCACACCGTTTCTTGGATACTTTCGTCGAGGCGGGCACGATccagcggcggcagcgacgaTGCCACTGCGAGTTCTCTTGGCCGGCTGTCAGATCTTTTCCGCCCAGTCCGGATGGACATCAGCCGTGTCATCTTGCGGGCACTTGAATCTAGTACATGTTCGGAGCCAGTGGAGCTGGAGAGGCTCGACGTCGAGCTGGATCCTTTTGTTGTCAACTTGGTTGTCCGGGGCTTGTCGGACTCGGAGACAGCAGTGCGGTTTTACTGGTGGGCAGAGTCGCGCCCGGGTTTCGATCATAGCCAGTTTGCCATAGCGTACATTGTGAGCTTGCTGTTTGTAGATGGAAATTTTGCTTTGTTGTCAGAGTTCCTGGGGACAGTGAGGAGCCAGGGGGTGGCACTGCATCGATCGCTATATCGGATCCTTTTGTCCGGCTATGTCCGAGCTGGCAAGTTTGATTCGGTCATAGGGACATTTGATGAGATGGTCATGTCAGGTTGCCGTGAGTTTGGTATCGATTACAATAGGTACATAGGTGTTTTAATTAAGAACTGTTGCTTTGATTTGGTGGAGAAGTATTATGGCATGGCGCTCTCGAAAGGTTTTTGTCTGACTCCATTCACTTACTCAAGGTGGATCTCTGCATTGTGCCAATCAAATAGGATTGAGCTTGTAGAGGAGCTTCTGGCTGACATGGATAGATTTGGGTTTTCTCCAGATATTTGGGCTTGTAATATATACATCGATTGTTTGTGTAAACAGAACAGGTTACATGATGCACTGCAGATGGTAGAGAAGATGCGGGGGAAAGGAACCATCCCAGATGTTGTGACTTATACAACAGTTGTTGGCTGCTTATGTAACAATAAGAGGTTCTCAGAAGCAGTTGGACTTTGGGAAGAAATGGTGAAGATGGGCCTTAAACCAGATGTTGTTGCCTGTGGTGCACTGATCTTTGGGCTGTGCAAGAATAGCAAGGTCGAAGAGGCTTTTGAACTGGCATCAAGGATGTTAAGTCTGAACATAGAACTGAGTGTCTCAATATACAACGCCCTAATAAGTGGCTTCTGGAGAGCTGGGAGCATTGATAAAGCCTACACCATCATATCATTCATGCGGACAAACGGATGTGAGCCAGATGTTGTTACATATAATATCCTCTTAAATCATTACTGCACTATAGGTATGATGGAGAAAGCTGAGAATTTGATTACAAAGATGGAAACAAGCGGTGTAAATCCTGACCGGTACAGCTATAATCAGTTGTTGAAAGGGCTCTGCAAAACTCATCAACTGGACAAGGCATTTGCTTTTGTTTCTGATCATATGGAAGTTGGTGGGTTCTGTGATATTGTATCCTGTAACATATTGATTGATGCATTTTGCAAGGTCaaaaaggtaaaatctgcactggAGCTGTTCAAGGAAATGGATTATAAGGGAATGCAAGCTGATGCTGTGACATATGGGACTCTGATCAATGGTCTTTTCAGTGTAGGATACTATAATCTAGCTGAAGAACTTTTTGAGCAGATGCTGAAGGCTCAGATTGACCCTAATGTTAATCTGTACAATATTATGCTTCATCACCTGTGCAAG AGCAATGGAAGCCCTTGA